GATGGCCGTGTGTTTCGCCCTGCTCGGTGCCTTGATGGGAATGTTCGGCGCACAGCTCAATCTTCAGGCGCGTTTGCAATCGGCCTGGGTGCTGGTGCCGTTCGCGATGTTTTTCGCGGTGTTTGCCCTGGCCATGTTTGGCGTATTCGAACTGAAACTCCCCCATGCCATCAGCAGCCGCCTGGACCGGATTGCCGGGCGCACCGAGGGTGGTTCGTTGTGGGGCGCGGCGGTGCTGGGCGTGGTGTCGAGCCTGCTGGTTTCGCCGTGTGTATCGGCACCACTGGCCGGCGCGCTGCTGTACATCAGCGCCAGTGGCGATGCGCTGGGCGGCGGATTGAAATTGTTCATGCTCGGCCTGGGCATGGGTGCGCCGCTGTTGCTGGTGGCGACCGGTGGCGCGGCCTGGTTGCCGAAAAGCGGCCCGTGGCTGATCTACGTGAAAAACGCGATCGGGGTACTGCTGCTTGGGCTGGCGATTGCTTTGCTCAGTCGGGTATTGCCGGGCCAGATCACCTTGCTGTTGATCGGCTTGCTCGCCGGCGGCGTCGGGTTATTTATGGGCGCGCTGGAATTTGTCTATAAACCGCCGAGAAAACGCCTGGGACAATTGCTCGGGATGCTCCTGCTGTTTTATGCCCTGGCTTGTTGGTATGGCGCGTTCAGTGGCCAGACCGACCCGTTCAACCCTATTGGCCAGCCGCGCATTGTCGTAAGCAACGACCAACCGCAAATCGTCGGCAATTGGCAAACCATCACCACGCCAGCGGAACTGGACCGCGTCCTCGCCGAAGCCAAATCCTCCGGCACGCCGCTGCTGCTCGACTGGTACGCCGACTGGTGCATCAGTTGCAAAGTCATCGAACACGAAGTTCTCAACGATGCCAATGTCGTCGAACGCCTCAAAGGCTATCGTTTGATCCGTTTTGACATCACCGCCAGCAACGCCGAACAACGTGCCCTGCTCGATCGCTACAAGCTATTCGGTCCTCCGGCGCTGATGTTTTTTGGCAAAGATGGCGTCGAACGTGCCGATGTGCGGGTGATCGGTGAGATCAGCGCGAAAAACTTCGCCGAACGTGTTGCGAAAGCAAATGACCGGATTTAATTACCCGGTCACATATTTCGCGTAAACATCGGCCATCGTGCTGGCTATTGCATAGAACTGGACAGTCACAAAGGCTTTGCGGCATAGTCGCCGGGTTCTGACAATTGCACACAGATGACAAAGGAGCAGCAGATGGCGACCCTATTGGTTTTACACGGCCCCAACCTGAACCTGCTCGGCACCCGGGAACCGGGCGTCTACGGTGCAACCACCCTGGCGCAGATCAATCAGGATCTGGAACAGCGGGCGCGCACTGCCGGCCACCATTTGCTCTATCTGCAAAGCAACGCCGAGTACGAATTGATCGATCGCATCCACGCTGCTCGCGGCGAAGGTGTGGACTTCATTCTGATCAATCCAGCAGCTTTTACGCATACAAGTGTCGCATTACGTGACGCGCTGCTGGCAGTGAGCATCCCATTCATCGAAGTGCATTTGTCTAACGTGCACAAACGCGAACCTTTCCGCCATCACTCTTACTTCTCCGACGTTGCGGTGGGAGTGATCTGCGGCCTTGGCGCCAGCGGTTATCGACTGGCTCTGGAGGCCGCCCTAGAGCAGCTTGAAAGACCGGCAACAGCTTGAACA
This genomic stretch from Pseudomonas wuhanensis harbors:
- the aroQ gene encoding type II 3-dehydroquinate dehydratase, which encodes MATLLVLHGPNLNLLGTREPGVYGATTLAQINQDLEQRARTAGHHLLYLQSNAEYELIDRIHAARGEGVDFILINPAAFTHTSVALRDALLAVSIPFIEVHLSNVHKREPFRHHSYFSDVAVGVICGLGASGYRLALEAALEQLERPATA
- a CDS encoding protein-disulfide reductase DsbD, whose protein sequence is MRRLLCLLILVLALPASAAGLLDSRPSSTLGSINNSVDFLPVREAFQLSLVESTPQSIKLRFVATEGYYLYRHRFQFRAEPADVGLSAAQLPKGEQKHDEFFGDVEVYRGILDIDLPRTDSRAFTLAVTYQGCADKGLCYPPETERLTIDGSGAATSAWSWRELALFFLAGVGLTFTPCVLPMLPILSGVVLRGQVGGLRGFNLSLAYVLPMAVCFALLGALMGMFGAQLNLQARLQSAWVLVPFAMFFAVFALAMFGVFELKLPHAISSRLDRIAGRTEGGSLWGAAVLGVVSSLLVSPCVSAPLAGALLYISASGDALGGGLKLFMLGLGMGAPLLLVATGGAAWLPKSGPWLIYVKNAIGVLLLGLAIALLSRVLPGQITLLLIGLLAGGVGLFMGALEFVYKPPRKRLGQLLGMLLLFYALACWYGAFSGQTDPFNPIGQPRIVVSNDQPQIVGNWQTITTPAELDRVLAEAKSSGTPLLLDWYADWCISCKVIEHEVLNDANVVERLKGYRLIRFDITASNAEQRALLDRYKLFGPPALMFFGKDGVERADVRVIGEISAKNFAERVAKANDRI